A window of Anaerolineae bacterium genomic DNA:
TTCGTGATTATGGGAAAAGGATTCTTCTTCCTATTTATGTTTTTTACATAAAAGGAGGCAGCAAAAACATTCTGGTTGATACAGGGCTTGAACAGTTTGTCGTGCCTGATGGAGCAGGGGAAAAGTGTGGATTTGAAATACTTGAATTTGAGGAGGCGCTTGCAACCGTGAATCTGAAGCCTCAAGAAATCGATGTGATCATTCATACCCATCTTCATAATGATCATTGTGAAAACGATTATAAATGTACGGTCGCAGATGTGTATGTTCAGAAGGCTGAGCTTGAATTTTTTAAAAAACCTCATCCGATCGACCACAGGTATTATTCGGATGTGCTTGATGATGTAAATGTGATCGAAGTGGATGGAGACGCAAATATATTTGACGGGATTGATGTGATTTTTACGCCCGGTCATACTGTCGGAGGTCAGTCTATTTCAATAAATACTTCAAACGGGAAGGCGATTATCACAGGTTTTTGTTGTAATGAAAAAAACTTTCCGGCAAACGGCCCTGCTGTTGCTTCTGGTGTGCATATAAATGTGATGGAGGCTTATGATTCCGCCCAGAAGATAAAGAAGATGGCGGATATTCTGATTCCTTTACACGATCTTTCCACAGGGAGGGTAAGGTCTATTCCATGATAGAACCCAGCACTTTCTCCGCCGCTTTTATTGTAGCATCTATATCTTTTACGCTATGAGCCGATGAAACGAAAATGGTTTCAAACTGGGATGGCGCGAGATAAATACCTTTTTCGAGCATGCCCTTGTAAAAGGCTGAAAACATATCAAGATCGCAGGTCTTTGCATCGTCAAAATTAATAACATCTTTATCAGTGAAGAAAAGACCTATCATTGAGCCCACCCTTTTTATTCTTGCCTTTATCTTTGCCTTTTCAGCTGCTTTTTCAAGGCCAATAGCAAGTTTATCAGCTTTTTCATCCAGAGCATTATAAAAGCGCGGTTTTTTTAGTTGCGTAAGTGTTGCAATGCCTGCCGCCATGGCAAGAGGATTGCCGGACAGAGTGCCTGCCTGATACACAGGCCCCTGTGGGGCTATATGTTCCATGATTTCACGTTTGCCTCCATACGCGCCGACAGGCAACCCGCCTCCAATGATTTTGCCGAGGCATGTAATATCCGGAGAGATCTTGTAAAGAGATTGAGCACCTCCGTATGCCACCCTGAAACCGGTCATAACCTCGTCAAATATAAGCAAGCTGCCGTTTCTTTCAGTCAGGTCTTTTAAAGTTTTAAGGAAACCTTCAACAGGAGGCACCAG
This region includes:
- a CDS encoding N-acyl homoserine lactonase family protein, which translates into the protein MREYTIHPLAVGINETDQGVMTYLRDYGKRILLPIYVFYIKGGSKNILVDTGLEQFVVPDGAGEKCGFEILEFEEALATVNLKPQEIDVIIHTHLHNDHCENDYKCTVADVYVQKAELEFFKKPHPIDHRYYSDVLDDVNVIEVDGDANIFDGIDVIFTPGHTVGGQSISINTSNGKAIITGFCCNEKNFPANGPAVASGVHINVMEAYDSAQKIKKMADILIPLHDLSTGRVRSIP
- the hemL gene encoding glutamate-1-semialdehyde 2,1-aminomutase; protein product: MNCEKSHKLFNRALDVIPGGVNSPVRACKSVGMEPIFINYANGSMVVDVDGNKYIDYIGSWGPMILGHRHSSVIRALASALNRGTSFGAPIDLEIKLAEMVIAAVPSIDMVRMVNSGTEATMSAIRLARGVTGRDTIIKFDGCYHGHADSLLVKAGSGIATLGIPGSPGVPESFVAHTLSLPYNDIECVKKVMEDKGDKIACIIVEPVAGNMGLVPPVEGFLKTLKDLTERNGSLLIFDEVMTGFRVAYGGAQSLYKISPDITCLGKIIGGGLPVGAYGGKREIMEHIAPQGPVYQAGTLSGNPLAMAAGIATLTQLKKPRFYNALDEKADKLAIGLEKAAEKAKIKARIKRVGSMIGLFFTDKDVINFDDAKTCDLDMFSAFYKGMLEKGIYLAPSQFETIFVSSAHSVKDIDATIKAAEKVLGSIME